The sequence below is a genomic window from Anaerolineae bacterium.
GGCAGCCTGCAGACCAAGAGCAACGGAACGGGCTGGACCGATCTGGGCGGTTTGACGGCCTGTTGTTTTGAATATAGAACGGATTTCCAGACTACGATTACTATCGATCCCACCTGGAATGTTAACCTGATGGTGGATGTTGAGACAGGTCATTTTTCGGGAGATGGACGGGAGCAGATTGTGTTGGCCTATCAACACTCTAACCTTTTCGAAATATTTGTGTACGATACGCTATATGGCTTTCAACCGATTCGGGTCGGTAGAACCGGGGCCATTGTGGGGAACCATTTCAGAATCACGATTGGAGATTTTGATAAAGAGCAAGCAGGAGATGAAATCGGGGTTGTCTATCTCCCCGATCAATACCGCTATGGCGTTAACGTCTATGCGGTCACCCCGGGTGAGCCTTGGGTGATCACCTGGACAGATTCAACAGATGGATTTATCTATCCAGGGGAGTCTGGTCTTGAGTTTGCCTCAACGCTCAACATAGCTTCGGGCGACTTTGATGGGGATGCGGAAGACGAGATCGTGACTTATTCAGACTGGGTGCGTCCTTGTAGCGGAGGGCTTGAATATGAAGTTCACGCTTATCTACTCGATCGCGAGGTTTCAAGCCGCCGGGGTTGGTTTTATGAACTAGGAGGCTGCACCTGGTTTGGGACAGTTACCGAAAAAGACTTGACAGGCATCGCCTTGGCTGCTGGTGATGTAGACGGGGACGGTGTGGACGAGCTCGTCTTTACCCTGCCCCGCGCCTTGGGTCAGGATATTGAGCCGGGGTTACGGTGGCCTAGCATGGAACGCAACCTGTATGTAGCGGAATATAACAGTTCGAGCAGCCCAAAGCCCTTTCCAACCCCAGCCGGGGTGTACGCCATACCAAGCTATCGCGATCGCACCTTTCTTGATCGGTTGGCCGTGGGCGATCTTGACCGGGATATGAAGGAGGAGATTGTATTTTATGACTCTGAGTCGGAGGCATACTGGGGCGGAACTCTCAGGGTGATCGAATTCGACCCGGCAACAGGCTTAAGGGTCGTAGGCTGGGGGACGGTGAGTCCTTTCAGTCCATCTGTAAGATCTCCCAACCTGACCACGGGCGCCGTCACCGGCGAAAGTATTCGCGTCGGCCCGCCTAGTTACCGGGTGCAGAACCGGGTTGACACCCTAGTGGCCCTGCTCAACATGCCGCCCAAACACCGGGATTTGGTCAAGGACGCCGAGGGGAATTACCAGCTCATCGAGAGCCCGGAAGGCGAGTGCAATCCCTCACCCGATAGCCCGGATTGTACCCATGCCAAATACGCCGCGTTAGATTTTACGTCATCAGAGCAGACCATTCAAACCGTCCATGCCTATGAAATTTCGGCAGGTATGGAAGCAGAGGCATGTGCCGGGGGCGGCGTTGCAGGTATTGCCGAGGTAAAGGCGTGCGCCAGAACCAGCATTAACGCGACCCACGGGGGCAACTTTGAAAAGAGCACGGAAGCAATTCAATCTATCGGTTTCCGGCGCAAAGTCATCGCCGCCAACGACGACAAGGTGGTCTATTTTGGCACGCCCTACGGCGTGTGGGAATATCCGGTGCTATCAGGTTCCGCGGGAGAGCCATCTGAAGACGTATTCATCACCGTGGCCTTCCCCTTGATTTCCGTTACCCAGTATCCTGATACGTCCGGGGGTTACTATAGCGGCACCTGTGATGAAACGTGGTATGCCGCCGGCCACCAACCCAACAATGTCTGGTCTTATGACCCGATTGGCGACGTGACCTTTGCGGATTACGACCCCGGCTATGAACTTACTTATGATGCCATTGAGGGTGATTGGGCCGAGGGTGAGATAACGTACGAAAAACTACAGAGCGCCTTTAGCAGTGTGTCTTTTCAACATTCCATTAGCGCCAGGGCCGAAGTAGAAGTGTCGGGCGAGGCTCAACTAAAGGTGGTCAATGTGAGCGGTAGTTTTAAGGCTCACGTTCAGGGTGACTATTCCAATACGCATTTGGAGACAGATAGGCTGACCACCAGCCAAGACACTACCTTCAGTTATTTCTTTGCGCCCCAGCCAGATAGCAGTAAGTTCACCACCCGGGTCCTCTTTTACCGGGCCAGGGATAACTACCAGGTGCTGAACTACCAGGCCGAACCGGGTCGGGCGGCCAGTTGGCGGTTATACAACAAGCCTGATCCAGCTTTCATTCTGCCCTGGTACGGCTTCCCGAATCCCGCCAATCCCCAGGTGCCGCCCTGTGGGGAGGACCAAAAACTCTTCTCCCCTAACATCGTCATTAGCCCATCCCACGCCAACCTGGGCGAGACGGTGACCATCTCGGCCACCATCCGTAACTTTAGCGGCGAACCGGCCAGAAATGTGGACGTCCGCTTTTACCAGGGAGACCCGGTCAACAACATTGTTATTGGCCAAAGAACAATACCACTCTTATCCAGAGAAAGCGGACCAAAAGAGGTCTCGCTCACTTGGGCTGCGGCCGGGGTGGGGCAGCAAAAGATCTATGCCGTCATTGATCCCTTTGACACCATCCCGGAGATGCATGATGAGGCTGACTTGATCAATAACAATCTGGCCTATGGCCTTGTCCAGCTCGCCGCTACCAATTTTGCGGATATGAGTTTGGTGGCAGAACAACCACCCTATGATGCCATTGCCTACGCGCTGGGAGATCCCAGGCCAACTGTGTCCCTCTATGTGCCCCGCGCCAGTCTGGATGCCGTAGCTCGTTTTGAGGTGGGTAGTACAGAAATCGAACTGCCCGTCGAGGGTAGAGTTTTTGAGGTAGCCGCTTATCAGGGTTCAAAGTACAAGCTGTGGAGTGATCCCATAGCCAACTTCAACCTAAAACCAGGGGCCGGCGATCCTCCGGCAGTAATTATCATCGCCTACACCCAGGCTGATATCAGCGCCCTAGACGAAAACAGCCTCAAGTTGTATCGGTTGGTTGGAACCAATTGGACAGAGGCAACCTGCCCCGGCTACCAAATCTATCGCTTCCCGGAGGAAAATCTTATTGCCGTACCAATTTGCCAGACCGGCGTCTTTGCCTTCTCGGATAAAACCCCACCCTCGCCGGTGGGTGAAACGGGGCCTGTTTACCTACCGCTAATTATTAAGGACAGCGAATGATCGCAGCCCCCAAATTCGCCAAAAAAGCTGTGTTTCTGGTGGGGAAAAGGCCTTCAAAGTGTAAATGGCGGATCAAGTTGAGAGCCGGACACACTCTGTGGCCCGGCAAATGGTGTGGCTGCTTTGTCTACAAGCTGTTTCCACATTGTCGAATTCGGCATTTAGTGATAACCTGTAAGCATACTTAACGTCAACGTGGTCTTGCCGTTCAAAAACCAAGCCACTATGGCCTTGACTTGACGCCAACAGCTGCGCTTCAACTGGGGTGTAGTCTTGCGTGGAGGCTTGGTTTTGGGTGAAATGCGCCTTGCGGGCAGGTTATACCGGGCGTTGACTTGCTGCAAATAGCAGGAGGAAATGATGACCTGGCAACATCAATTAAAGGGCGATTCCCTATCTTGGTTGTTAGAGCGTGATGCGCCGGGTGTTCGTTACCTGGCCCTCCGGGACCTGCTGGATCACCCGCCGGATCATCAGGAACTGCGCGCCGCGCAAAAAGCTGCCTGCGCTGAAGGCCCCATCGCCGCTATTCTGGCCGAGATGAATGAAGGCGGCTACTGGGTCAAACCTGGTCCGGGTTACAATCCAAAATATAAAGCGACCGCCTGGTCAATGATCGCGTTAAGTCAATTAGGCGCTTCCGTGGAGATGGACGAGCGCATTGCTACTGCCTGCGCCTACCTTTTGGCCCATGCCCTCACCGAGAACGGCCAGTTCACCATGACCGGCGCTCCTTCGGGCACCATTGATTGTCTCCAGGGCAATCTTTGCGCCGCCCTGCTTGATTTGGGGTATGAGGACCAGAGATTGGAAACAGCTTTGACCTGGCTGGCCCGGAGTGTTATGGGTGAAGGGGTGGCCCCGGTG
It includes:
- a CDS encoding nitrogen fixation protein NifH; translation: MMTWQHQLKGDSLSWLLERDAPGVRYLALRDLLDHPPDHQELRAAQKAACAEGPIAAILAEMNEGGYWVKPGPGYNPKYKATAWSMIALSQLGASVEMDERIATACAYLLAHALTENGQFTMTGAPSGTIDCLQGNLCAALLDLGYEDQRLETALTWLARSVMGEGVAPVTDQQAAVRYYAGNCGPGFACGYNGGQPCAWGAIKAMLAFGKLPAKRCPPLIERAIETGVEFLFSTDPALAAYPTRTDEKPSRNWWKFGFPVFYITDLLQNVEVLAQLGFGHDPRLSHALDLIRAKQDDQGRWPLEYSYAGKTWGDFGAKDRPNKWVTLRALRVLKQVS